From Candidatus Rubrimentiphilum sp., one genomic window encodes:
- a CDS encoding pentapeptide repeat-containing protein, protein MTVVLRTRVFIAAACVVALAATFGPVASPAQGLTNRDIITHCSGCNLAGVDLHGQSLPGIRVQGSNLSGANLSGANLEGARLEGANLDNADLRNANLRNASFEGTSLRGTRLSGAQLEGARFEGVNLSEGVLNGLDDASARAILNRCEGCDLAGVSLAGHDLRNVRLEGANMRGIDLRGANLEGARLEGANLDNADLRRANLRNARFEGANLRGTRLDGAQLDGATFDGVNLSNGVLNGLSDASARAILNRCEGCDLAGVSLAGHDLRNVRLEGANMRDIDLRGAHLEGSRLEGVNLNGGHLDRAHFANARLEGSNLTGAGLQSADFTGAELVAANLRDADARNVSFQNAIVCSDDTEIIEDHGTRTVHIGKTDCMRLDGADLRGANFHGAQHCVWIDDRGDQPQCTPATAAMLQTYGHANLSGATGP, encoded by the coding sequence ATGACCGTTGTGCTTCGAACCCGCGTCTTTATCGCCGCCGCCTGCGTCGTCGCCCTGGCCGCCACGTTCGGGCCGGTAGCGTCTCCGGCTCAAGGCCTGACCAACCGCGACATCATCACGCACTGTTCGGGCTGCAACCTTGCGGGCGTGGACCTGCACGGCCAAAGTCTGCCCGGCATACGCGTTCAGGGGAGCAATCTCTCCGGCGCCAATCTCTCCGGCGCGAATCTCGAAGGCGCGCGGTTGGAGGGTGCCAATCTGGACAACGCCGATCTTCGTAACGCCAACCTTCGCAACGCGAGTTTCGAAGGAACGAGCTTGCGCGGTACTCGACTGAGCGGGGCGCAACTCGAAGGCGCACGATTCGAGGGAGTCAATCTTTCCGAAGGGGTGCTCAACGGCTTGGATGATGCGTCGGCTCGCGCGATCCTGAATCGCTGCGAAGGTTGCGATCTCGCGGGAGTTTCGCTGGCCGGGCACGATCTGCGTAACGTCCGGCTCGAAGGCGCCAACATGCGCGGCATCGATCTGCGCGGCGCCAATCTCGAAGGCGCACGTTTAGAAGGTGCCAATCTCGACAACGCGGACCTGCGCCGCGCGAACCTGCGCAACGCACGCTTCGAAGGAGCGAACTTGCGCGGTACGCGATTGGACGGCGCGCAACTGGATGGCGCGACGTTCGACGGGGTCAATCTTTCGAACGGGGTGTTGAACGGCCTAAGCGATGCCTCGGCTCGTGCGATCCTGAATCGTTGCGAAGGCTGCGACCTCGCGGGAGTCTCGCTGGCCGGCCACGATCTGCGTAACGTGCGGCTGGAAGGCGCCAACATGCGCGACATCGATTTGCGCGGCGCCCACCTCGAAGGCTCGCGACTCGAGGGCGTCAACCTCAATGGAGGGCATCTCGATCGCGCACATTTTGCGAACGCGCGTCTTGAGGGATCGAATCTCACCGGCGCCGGACTGCAGTCGGCCGATTTTACCGGCGCAGAACTGGTAGCGGCCAATCTACGCGACGCCGATGCACGGAACGTATCCTTTCAAAATGCGATTGTCTGTTCCGACGACACCGAGATCATCGAAGATCACGGAACACGCACGGTGCACATCGGCAAGACGGATTGCATGCGGCTGGACGGCGCCGATCTGCGCGGCGCAAATTTTCACGGCGCGCAACATTGCGTCTGGATAGATGACCGGGGCGATCAGCCGCAGTGCACGCCGGCGACGGCGGCGATGCTGCAAACCTACGGCCACGCAAACCTGAGCGGCGCAACCGGACCGTAA
- a CDS encoding DUF5700 domain-containing putative Zn-dependent protease — MIARVLAALLIAAALLPVPAVVRAADAPVSVTIDAAEAQTTLTILGKLHAGSAVASSDWNALFATRGYQRLKEREAAFKRPFTDDDFKAFVSGAPLIAQYQSLRDTLNRWMSADITQIAQRSFAYLPAGATIHATVYPLIKPKTNSFVYQLDTDPAIMLYLDPSVTKDQFANTVSHELLHTGDAQNCPPPAIAAQEKTLDPRRKAVLMWLSAFGEGWAVLAAAGGPGVHPHWEDPPADRAVWDKAMSGYDGDFQTLQQFFSDVAGGKLTGDAIATKAYTFFGAVQGPWYTVGYKMDVTIEREFGRPKLIEVLCDKREYLATYNAAASASNQRGNTALPLWPAALANLFN; from the coding sequence ATGATAGCGCGGGTGCTGGCGGCGTTGCTGATAGCGGCGGCGCTGCTGCCGGTTCCGGCGGTTGTCCGCGCGGCCGATGCACCGGTCAGCGTGACAATCGACGCTGCAGAAGCGCAAACGACGCTTACTATTCTCGGCAAGCTGCATGCCGGGTCGGCGGTGGCTTCCTCGGATTGGAACGCGCTCTTCGCAACACGCGGCTACCAACGCCTCAAGGAGCGCGAAGCTGCGTTCAAGCGGCCCTTCACGGACGACGATTTCAAAGCGTTCGTGAGCGGCGCGCCGTTAATCGCCCAGTATCAGAGTTTGCGCGACACGCTCAACCGGTGGATGTCGGCCGACATTACGCAGATCGCCCAGCGGTCCTTCGCCTATCTGCCTGCCGGCGCGACGATTCATGCCACAGTCTACCCGCTGATCAAACCGAAGACGAATAGTTTCGTCTATCAGCTCGATACGGACCCGGCAATCATGCTCTACTTAGATCCCAGCGTGACGAAAGATCAGTTTGCCAACACCGTATCGCACGAGCTGCTGCACACCGGGGATGCGCAAAACTGTCCGCCGCCGGCCATTGCGGCGCAAGAAAAAACGCTCGATCCGCGCCGCAAAGCGGTGCTGATGTGGCTGAGCGCATTTGGCGAGGGCTGGGCCGTTCTCGCTGCCGCAGGCGGACCCGGCGTGCATCCACATTGGGAGGATCCGCCGGCGGATCGGGCGGTGTGGGATAAGGCGATGAGCGGCTACGACGGCGATTTTCAAACGCTGCAGCAGTTCTTTTCAGACGTCGCCGGCGGCAAGCTCACCGGTGACGCAATTGCCACCAAGGCCTATACATTTTTCGGTGCTGTTCAAGGGCCGTGGTATACGGTGGGCTACAAGATGGACGTGACGATTGAACGCGAGTTCGGCCGGCCAAAACTCATCGAAGTGCTTTGCGATAAACGGGAGTATTTGGCGACGTACAATGCGGCGGCGTCAGCGTCCAATCAGCGCGGAAATACTGCGCTGCCGTTATGGCCGGCCGCGCTTGCGAACTTGTTCAACTAG